From a single Gadus morhua chromosome 3, gadMor3.0, whole genome shotgun sequence genomic region:
- the pcyt2 gene encoding ethanolamine-phosphate cytidylyltransferase isoform X1 — translation MIKNGHHAADREAERGEPPGGSDLDQRSVVRVWCDGCYDMVHYGHSNQLRQAKAMGDYLVVGVHTDAEISRHKGPPVFTQAERYKMVRAIKWVDEIVEGAPYVTTLQTLDQFNCDFCVHGDDITLTVDGEDTYAEVKREQRYRECKRTQGVSTTDLVGRMLLMTKTHHSNMDNPDYLQHTDNFGKGPKGHSPWTGVSQFLQTSQKIIQFASGKEPQAGDTIIYVAGAFDLFHIGHVDFLEKVYNQAEKPYVIVGLHFDQEVNRYKGKNYPIMNVHERTLSVLACRYVSEVVIGAPYAVGRDLLDHFKVDLVCHGKTEVFPDKDGSDPYAEPKKRGVFRTLDSDNGLTTDDIVQRIIENRLLFEARNQKKEAKEMAVFEAMKRRGETTEDAAKLASQ, via the exons ATGATTAAGAACGGGCACCATGCGGCGGACCGGGAGGCGGAGAGAGGCGAGCCTCCGGGCGGGTCCGACCTGGACCAGAGGAGCGTCGTCAGGGTGTGGTGTGACGGCTG CTACGACATGGTTCACTACGGACACTCGAACCAGCTGCGGCAGGCCAAGGCCATGGGCGACtacctggtggtgggggtccacACCGACG CCGAGATCTCGCGGCACAAAGGCCCCCCGGTCTTCACCCAGGCGGAGCGCTACAAGATGGTGCGCGCCATCAAGTGGGTGGACGAGATCGTGGAGGGGGCGCCCTACGTCACCACGCTGCAGACGCTCGACCAGTTCAACTGTGACTTCTGCGTGCACGGAG ATGACATCACGCTCACGGTGGACGGCGAGGACACGTACGCCGAGGTGAAGCGCGAGCAGCGCTACAGGGAGTGCAAGAGGACCCAGGGCGTCTCCACCACCGACCTGGTGGGTCGCATGCTGCTCATGACCAAGACCCACCACAGCAACATG GACAATCCCGACTACCTGCAGCACACAGACAACTTCGGGAAG GGTCCTAAAGGCCACAGCCCGTGGACCGGCGTCTCCCAGTTCCTCCAGACCTCCCAGAAGATCATCCAGTTTGCGTCGGGGAAGGAGCCTCAGGCCGGAGACACCATCATCTATGTGGCCGGGGCCTTCGACCTCTTCC ACATCGGCCACGTTGACTTCCTGGAGAAGGTCTACAACCAGGCAGAGAAGCCTTACGTCATCGTTGGCCTGCACTTtgaccag GAAGTGAACCGCTACAAAGGGAAGAACTACCCAATCATGAACGTCCACGAGAGGACGCTCAGCGTCCTGGCCTGCAGG TACGTGTCTGAGGTGGTGATCGGGGCACCCTACGCCGTGGGCCGGGACCTGCTGGATCACTTCAAG gTCGACCTGGTGTGTCACGGCAAGACGGAGGTGTTCCCGGACAAGGACGGATCTGACCCCTACGCA GAGCCCAAGAAGAGGGGCGTGTTCCGGACGCTGGACAGCGACAACGGCCTGACCACAGACGACATCGTCCAGAGAATCATCGAGAACAG